In the Desulfitobacterium hafniense DCB-2 genome, GCATCTTGATAAGCAGTTTAAGCCCGAAGCCATGGAAGCTTTCCGGAAAATCAAGAGAAGCTTTGACCCGCAAAACCGCTTTAACCCCGGCAAGATATTTGATAGTTAACAGCGCCTGATAAGGAAGAGTAAGGGGAATACGAACAGTGCAGATAAAGTGCGTTTCCAGGCCATGGAACCGCACTTTATCATTCTCATACCTTGGTTCAGTATATCCGACGAATTTAGTCCAGACTAAATAAAGATCCTGGCAAAACAGTTAAAATTAACTCGAAACAAAATCTTTTTGGGGGCTAAAGCATATGGAAAGGGTAATAAGCAATCACTACTGCATTTTACCCGGTCATTTTTATCCGGTTCTAAAATTGCGCGCTTACACTCAGCTGGGTGTTATTCGCAATTATTGCAAAGGAGATTCCGTTGTTTTACCCGGAGAGGTTGTTAATAAGGTCATTTTTGTGCTGGCCGGGAAACTGGGAGTCAGTTTCCTGAATGAGGATGGCAGGCAGAAGTTTATGTTTTACGTCGATCCCTTTACATTTGCCGACCGTTTGTTTGCCATTGAGGAATGCTTTGTTCATGTGGTGGCTGAGGAAGACAGCACAGTTTGCTTTTTTGAGAATGAACCGTTGCTGCGCGTGCTCCAGGAGGACAGAGAACTGCTGATTGAGTTCATCACCTGCTATGCATCGAAATGTACCTATTTTATGCGGGAAGCCAAGGAGTTG is a window encoding:
- a CDS encoding Crp/Fnr family transcriptional regulator; its protein translation is MERVISNHYCILPGHFYPVLKLRAYTQLGVIRNYCKGDSVVLPGEVVNKVIFVLAGKLGVSFLNEDGRQKFMFYVDPFTFADRLFAIEECFVHVVAEEDSTVCFFENEPLLRVLQEDRELLIEFITCYASKCTYFMREAKELVLYRPSARVLRLLYELCRAQGKECPQGYVIDQRITQKAISEITGVHFVTISRLFRYLKEENILQKQANKIIVYDLPRLRALIEEEELRF